In Patescibacteria group bacterium, one DNA window encodes the following:
- the thiI gene encoding tRNA uracil 4-sulfurtransferase ThiI — translation MKGYLIHYGEIGIKGENRPFFENKLVKNITKVTGNLGLKQKPIKKLYGRYFLETSKQASSKLEAKIETRLARTFGIANFSPALLVDRDIDKLKEVVWEEVKKRQPFKTFRIRASRVDKSYHLTSREIEFKVGGYAKEKSGAEVDLETGDVTCYIEILSKKALIYFEKLNGPGGLPVTTAGKVVTLLSGGIDSPVAAWQIAKRGAKNVFVHFHSYPQTNKASQEVVQALAKELTKWQLNSHLYMVPLLDIQKEIVAQCPKKLRVLLYRRMMIRLAEFITKNESAKALVTGESLGQVASQTLENIHAVNSVATLPILRPLIGMDKQDIVNKAKEIKTYEISIRPYQDCCSLFVPDYPETRAKTTELEKAESILNTKSLIKKALENTKKETFNYPN, via the coding sequence ATGAAAGGTTATTTAATACATTATGGTGAAATAGGAATAAAAGGCGAGAATCGCCCTTTTTTTGAAAATAAATTGGTTAAAAATATTACTAAAGTGACTGGCAATCTTGGGTTAAAACAGAAGCCAATAAAGAAACTTTACGGTAGATATTTTCTTGAAACATCAAAGCAGGCTTCTTCAAAACTAGAAGCAAAAATTGAAACTCGGTTAGCGCGTACCTTCGGAATAGCAAACTTTTCACCCGCTTTACTAGTAGATCGAGACATAGATAAATTAAAAGAAGTTGTGTGGGAAGAAGTAAAAAAACGCCAACCGTTCAAAACTTTCCGCATACGCGCCTCAAGAGTAGATAAAAGTTATCACCTGACATCTAGAGAGATAGAATTCAAAGTAGGTGGGTACGCTAAAGAAAAATCAGGTGCAGAAGTTGATTTGGAAACTGGTGATGTTACTTGTTATATTGAAATCCTCTCTAAAAAAGCTTTAATTTACTTTGAAAAATTAAATGGTCCTGGGGGACTACCTGTAACAACTGCTGGAAAAGTTGTAACACTTCTTTCTGGGGGAATTGATTCACCTGTAGCCGCATGGCAAATTGCAAAAAGAGGTGCAAAAAACGTATTTGTACACTTTCACAGTTATCCACAAACAAACAAAGCTTCCCAAGAAGTTGTACAGGCCTTAGCAAAAGAATTAACCAAATGGCAACTAAATAGCCATCTGTACATGGTTCCTCTATTAGATATTCAAAAGGAAATTGTTGCCCAGTGCCCAAAAAAATTAAGAGTCTTGCTTTATCGAAGAATGATGATTCGCTTAGCAGAGTTTATTACCAAAAATGAAAGTGCAAAAGCATTGGTAACTGGAGAAAGTCTTGGTCAGGTCGCTTCACAAACCTTAGAAAACATTCACGCGGTAAACTCCGTCGCTACATTACCTATACTTCGACCTTTGATTGGAATGGATAAGCAAGACATAGTAAATAAAGCAAAGGAAATTAAAACTTACGAAATCTCAATCCGTCCTTATCAAGACTGCTGTTCCCTCTTTGTTCCCGACTACCCTGAAACACGCGCAAAGACTACAGAACTAGAAAAAGCAGAAAGTATTCTAAACACAAAGAGCTTAATAAAGAAGGCATTAGAAAATACAAAAAAAGAAACTTTCAATTACCCTAACTAA
- a CDS encoding DUF763 domain-containing protein yields MRTGTANLPLHGGRAPRWLFKKMVELGREISIAVIDEYGPEEYLQRLADPYWFQALGCVLGYDWHSSGLTTVTGGALKVALKDLENDTGIFVCGGKGATSRKTPDEITSFSEKFQIKKSKYQNLIYSSKMSAKVDNTALQDGYQLYHHNFFFDLKGNWTVVQQGMNQTNGMARRYHWSGQNLEEFTVEPHTAICCNQRDEALNLTDKKSIENKNFSVELTTNAKTTWKNLKEVEELNLPRHHWVNSKEKYTTKYLEHILGELEEKKPRNFEEMLATQGVGPKTIRALSLVGELIYGKKPSYEDPARYSFAHGGKDGIPFPVEKKIYDQSIEILRKGINKAKIERSEKKQAFRRLGI; encoded by the coding sequence ATGCGCACAGGAACTGCAAATTTACCGCTGCACGGAGGTAGAGCACCTCGTTGGCTGTTCAAAAAAATGGTTGAGTTGGGAAGAGAAATCTCAATTGCTGTAATAGATGAATACGGTCCAGAAGAATATTTGCAAAGATTGGCCGATCCTTACTGGTTTCAAGCCTTGGGATGTGTTTTGGGCTATGATTGGCACTCTTCTGGATTAACCACTGTAACAGGTGGCGCTTTAAAGGTAGCTTTAAAAGACTTGGAAAATGACACTGGAATTTTTGTCTGTGGTGGTAAGGGAGCAACATCTAGAAAAACACCGGATGAGATTACCTCCTTTTCTGAAAAATTCCAAATTAAAAAATCCAAATATCAGAATTTAATATATTCTTCAAAAATGAGTGCTAAGGTTGACAATACAGCACTGCAAGACGGCTATCAACTGTACCACCATAACTTCTTTTTTGATCTAAAAGGAAACTGGACAGTTGTCCAACAGGGAATGAACCAGACTAACGGAATGGCTAGACGTTACCATTGGTCTGGGCAAAACTTGGAAGAATTCACAGTGGAACCTCATACCGCTATTTGTTGCAATCAAAGGGACGAGGCTCTTAATCTTACCGACAAGAAAAGTATTGAAAATAAAAATTTCTCTGTGGAGCTTACTACAAATGCAAAAACCACCTGGAAAAACTTAAAGGAGGTTGAGGAACTAAACTTACCCCGCCACCATTGGGTTAATTCAAAAGAAAAATACACAACCAAGTATTTAGAGCACATACTCGGAGAACTAGAAGAAAAAAAACCGCGAAACTTTGAAGAAATGCTTGCTACACAAGGTGTGGGACCCAAAACAATTCGCGCGCTAAGCCTAGTTGGAGAATTAATCTATGGTAAAAAACCTTCTTATGAAGACCCAGCTCGCTACTCTTTTGCCCACGGTGGGAAAGATGGAATTCCTTTTCCAGTCGAAAAGAAAATTTACGACCAGTCTATTGAAATCTTAAGAAAAGGGATAAACAAAGCAAAAATTGAGCGAAGTGAAAAGAAACAAGCATTTAGAAGGTTGGGAATTTAA